The following are encoded together in the Panicum virgatum strain AP13 chromosome 6K, P.virgatum_v5, whole genome shotgun sequence genome:
- the LOC120711757 gene encoding bifunctional purine biosynthesis protein PurH-like isoform X7, translating into MPLYLVSAPAAAAKLAAGARASPRRRRQLLLPARHFHSRRASLSSLSSSAERAAGRAMAAAEAGASTAPEASSSGVKQALISLSDKTDLANLGNGLQRLGFSIISTGGTASSLEAAGVNVTKVEEITHFPEMLDGRVKTLHPSIHGGILARRDQKHHLEALNKHGIGTFDVVVVNLYPFYDKVTSGAISFEDGIENIDIGGPTLIRAAAKNHKDVLVVVDHKDYPALLEYLDGKQDDQDFRRMLAWKAFQHVASYDSAVSEWLWKQTNKGETFPPSFTVPLSLKSTLRYGENPHQKAAFYSDKSLSLVNAGGIATAIQHHGKEMSYNNYLDADAAWNCVSEFESPTCVVVKHTNPCGVASRQDILEAYRLAVKADPVSAFGGIVAFNTTIDEDLAREIREFRSPTDGETRMFYEIVVAPGYTEKGLEVLKGKSKTLRLLEAQRSGKGMLSLRQVNGGWLAQESDDLTPEAITFTKMSERAPEGSELSDSRFAWLCVKHVKSNAIVIAKNNCMLGMGSGQPNRLESLRIAFRKAGEEAKGAALASDAFFPFAWNDAVEEACRSGIAVIAEPGGSIRDQDAVDCCDKYGVSLLFTGVRHFRH; encoded by the exons ATGCCACTCTATCTCGtctccgctcccgccgccgccgccaagctcgCCGCCGGGGCACGCGCGTcccctcgccgacgccgccagctcctcctcccagCACGCCACTTCCAC agccgccgcgcctccttGTCTTCGCTGTCTTCGTCCGCAGAGCGTGCGGCGGGGCGAGCCATGGCTGCTGCGGAGGCCGGCGCGTCGACGGCGCCGGAGGCGAGCTCGAGCG GAGTGAAGCAGGCACTGATTTCATTGTCAGATAAAACAGACCTGGCCAATCTTGGAAATGGTCTTCAGCGCTTGGG ATTTTCTATTATTTCCACCGGTGGCACAGCATCAAGCTTGGAAGCAGCTGGAGTTAATGTTACAAAAGTGGAGGAAATTACACATTTTCCTGAAATG CTAGATGGGAGAGTAAAAACATTGCACCCTAGTATACATGGTGGTATTCTTGCGCGAAGAGACCAGAAGCATCATCTGGAAGCATTGAACAAGCATGGCATTG GGACATTTGATGTGGTTGTAGTGAACTTGTATCCATTCTACGATAAGGTCACCTCAGGTGCAATATCTTTTGAGGATGGTATAGAGAATATTGATATCGGTGGACCTACATTGATCCGAGCTGCAGCCAAG AACCATAAGGATGTTCTTGTCGTTGTTGATCATAAAGATTATCCTGCTCTATTGGAATATCTGGATGGGAAGCAAGATGACCAGGATTTCCGCAGGATGCTTGCATGGAAAGCTTTCCAACATGTTGCTTCTTACGATTCAGCTGTCTCAGAGTGGTTATGGAAGCAAACAAATAAAG GAGAAACATTCCCTCCTAGCTTTACCGTGCCCCTGTCGCTGAAGTCTACACTTAGATATGGTGAAAATCCTCATCAAAAGGCTGCATTCTACAGTGACAAGAGTCTTTCTCTAGTAAATGCTGGCGGTATTGCAACAGCAATTCAGCACCATGGAAAG GAAATGTCCTATAACAATTACTTGGACGCAGATGCCGCATGGAACTGTGTCTCGGAGTTTGAGAGCCCAACCTGTGTTGTGGTTAAGCACACAAATCCGTGTGGGGTAGCATCCCGACAGGACATCCTTGAAGCATACAGGTTGGCTGTGAAGGCAGACCCTGTGAGCGCATTCGGCGGCATAGTCGCCTTTAATACGACGATCGATGAG GATCTCGCAAGGGAAATCCGCGAGTTTAGGAGCCCGACGGATGGCGAGACGCGGATGTTCTACGAGATAGTGGTCGCACCCGGATACACTGAGAAGGGGCTCGAGGTCCTGAAGGGGAAATCGAAGACACTGAGGCTACTTGAGGCGCAGCGGAGCGGGAAAGGGATGCTGTCCCTCCGGCAGGTGAACGGCGGCTGGCTGGCTCAGGAGTCGGACGACCTGACCCCGGAAGCCATCACCTTCACGAAGATGTCGGAGAGGGCCCCCGAGGGCAGCGAACTCTCGGACTCGAGATTCGCCTGGCTCTGCGTCAAGCATGTCAAGAGCAACGCCATCGTGATCGCCAAG AACAATTGCATGCTGGGCATGGGCAGCGGGCAGCCGAACAGGCTGGAGAGCCTGAGGATCGCCTTCAGGAAGGCCGGGGAGGAGGCCAAGGGAGCTGCTCTGGCCAGCGACGCCTTCTTCCCGTTCG CCTGGAAcgacgcggtggaggaggcgtgcCGGAGCGGCATCGCGGTGATCGCGGAGCCCGGCGGCAGCATCCGGGACCAGGACGCCGTGGACTGCTGCGACAAGTACGGGGTGTCCCTCCTCTTCACCGGCGTCAGGCACTTCAGGCACTGA
- the LOC120711757 gene encoding bifunctional purine biosynthesis protein PurH-like isoform X5, whose product MPLYLVSAPAAAAKLAAGARASPRRRRQLLLPARHFHQSRRASLSSLSSSAERAAGRAMAAAEAGASTAPEASSSATGVKQALISLSDKTDLANLGNGLQRLGFSIISTGGTASSLEAAGVNVTKVEEITHFPEMLDGRVKTLHPSIHGGILARRDQKHHLEALNKHGIGTFDVVVVNLYPFYDKVTSGAISFEDGIENIDIGGPTLIRAAAKNHKDVLVVVDHKDYPALLEYLDGKQDDQDFRRMLAWKAFQHVASYDSAVSEWLWKQTNKGETFPPSFTVPLSLKSTLRYGENPHQKAAFYSDKSLSLVNAGGIATAIQHHGKEMSYNNYLDADAAWNCVSEFESPTCVVVKHTNPCGVASRQDILEAYRLAVKADPVSAFGGIVAFNTTIDEDLAREIREFRSPTDGETRMFYEIVVAPGYTEKGLEVLKGKSKTLRLLEAQRSGKGMLSLRQVNGGWLAQESDDLTPEAITFTKMSERAPEGSELSDSRFAWLCVKHVKSNAIVIAKNNCMLGMGSGQPNRLESLRIAFRKAGEEAKGAALASDAFFPFAWNDAVEEACRSGIAVIAEPGGSIRDQDAVDCCDKYGVSLLFTGVRHFRH is encoded by the exons ATGCCACTCTATCTCGtctccgctcccgccgccgccgccaagctcgCCGCCGGGGCACGCGCGTcccctcgccgacgccgccagctcctcctcccagCACGCCACTTCCAC CagagccgccgcgcctccttGTCTTCGCTGTCTTCGTCCGCAGAGCGTGCGGCGGGGCGAGCCATGGCTGCTGCGGAGGCCGGCGCGTCGACGGCGCCGGAGGCGAGCTCGAGCG CCACAGGAGTGAAGCAGGCACTGATTTCATTGTCAGATAAAACAGACCTGGCCAATCTTGGAAATGGTCTTCAGCGCTTGGG ATTTTCTATTATTTCCACCGGTGGCACAGCATCAAGCTTGGAAGCAGCTGGAGTTAATGTTACAAAAGTGGAGGAAATTACACATTTTCCTGAAATG CTAGATGGGAGAGTAAAAACATTGCACCCTAGTATACATGGTGGTATTCTTGCGCGAAGAGACCAGAAGCATCATCTGGAAGCATTGAACAAGCATGGCATTG GGACATTTGATGTGGTTGTAGTGAACTTGTATCCATTCTACGATAAGGTCACCTCAGGTGCAATATCTTTTGAGGATGGTATAGAGAATATTGATATCGGTGGACCTACATTGATCCGAGCTGCAGCCAAG AACCATAAGGATGTTCTTGTCGTTGTTGATCATAAAGATTATCCTGCTCTATTGGAATATCTGGATGGGAAGCAAGATGACCAGGATTTCCGCAGGATGCTTGCATGGAAAGCTTTCCAACATGTTGCTTCTTACGATTCAGCTGTCTCAGAGTGGTTATGGAAGCAAACAAATAAAG GAGAAACATTCCCTCCTAGCTTTACCGTGCCCCTGTCGCTGAAGTCTACACTTAGATATGGTGAAAATCCTCATCAAAAGGCTGCATTCTACAGTGACAAGAGTCTTTCTCTAGTAAATGCTGGCGGTATTGCAACAGCAATTCAGCACCATGGAAAG GAAATGTCCTATAACAATTACTTGGACGCAGATGCCGCATGGAACTGTGTCTCGGAGTTTGAGAGCCCAACCTGTGTTGTGGTTAAGCACACAAATCCGTGTGGGGTAGCATCCCGACAGGACATCCTTGAAGCATACAGGTTGGCTGTGAAGGCAGACCCTGTGAGCGCATTCGGCGGCATAGTCGCCTTTAATACGACGATCGATGAG GATCTCGCAAGGGAAATCCGCGAGTTTAGGAGCCCGACGGATGGCGAGACGCGGATGTTCTACGAGATAGTGGTCGCACCCGGATACACTGAGAAGGGGCTCGAGGTCCTGAAGGGGAAATCGAAGACACTGAGGCTACTTGAGGCGCAGCGGAGCGGGAAAGGGATGCTGTCCCTCCGGCAGGTGAACGGCGGCTGGCTGGCTCAGGAGTCGGACGACCTGACCCCGGAAGCCATCACCTTCACGAAGATGTCGGAGAGGGCCCCCGAGGGCAGCGAACTCTCGGACTCGAGATTCGCCTGGCTCTGCGTCAAGCATGTCAAGAGCAACGCCATCGTGATCGCCAAG AACAATTGCATGCTGGGCATGGGCAGCGGGCAGCCGAACAGGCTGGAGAGCCTGAGGATCGCCTTCAGGAAGGCCGGGGAGGAGGCCAAGGGAGCTGCTCTGGCCAGCGACGCCTTCTTCCCGTTCG CCTGGAAcgacgcggtggaggaggcgtgcCGGAGCGGCATCGCGGTGATCGCGGAGCCCGGCGGCAGCATCCGGGACCAGGACGCCGTGGACTGCTGCGACAAGTACGGGGTGTCCCTCCTCTTCACCGGCGTCAGGCACTTCAGGCACTGA